A genomic region of Gemmata massiliana contains the following coding sequences:
- a CDS encoding HD domain-containing protein produces the protein MSFRSRDPIHNFIYLPADLAPIVNSSPLQRLRNIRQLALASLVYPGALHTRFDHTLGVTHVAGLMAEQLKVEGAELRLIRLAGLLHDTGHGPFSHVSEASLDWFGDKEKLKPEQKEHKIHEAVTAEIIRTDPELCQIIPDAERESVIQLLGNGYGRSVLKQIVSGPLDADKQDYLLRDSYFCGVQYGHYDLAQLQRSLVLPDPDGDLMIDEDGVHAVEQFVLAKYYMTANIYRHRVRLITDQMITRAIRLGIESDNLEPMKRLYTFDGTAGFIRNYQKWDDARFMETFSPVHGSPPGPKSGAMLRRLRERKLLKEVFKDPIGKPYHSKSWETLRGLHKRAADTLSKAVAQRVAAYLTEQLGLKHENAIDPDFVIAHSYGIKSARESSRNDEEGILVNVKPAPQPFTDESTLFKSINEQYSDNFVVVFAPIEWPNPDTKDALRARWKEPIRSMIQEEWGRTKT, from the coding sequence ATGAGTTTTCGTTCCAGAGATCCAATCCACAATTTCATTTACCTTCCCGCGGATCTCGCCCCCATCGTTAACAGTTCCCCACTTCAACGTCTCCGGAACATACGTCAGCTCGCACTTGCTTCGCTGGTTTACCCTGGTGCCCTTCATACCCGATTCGACCACACTCTCGGAGTCACTCACGTCGCGGGGCTTATGGCCGAGCAATTGAAGGTCGAAGGTGCCGAGTTGCGGTTGATTCGATTAGCCGGATTACTGCACGATACTGGTCACGGTCCGTTCAGTCACGTTTCGGAAGCGTCGCTCGACTGGTTCGGTGACAAGGAGAAATTGAAACCCGAGCAGAAAGAACACAAGATCCATGAAGCCGTGACTGCAGAAATCATCCGCACTGATCCCGAATTGTGCCAAATCATTCCAGACGCGGAGCGAGAGTCTGTAATTCAGTTACTCGGAAACGGTTACGGCCGGTCGGTTCTCAAACAGATCGTCTCCGGTCCGCTCGATGCCGACAAACAGGATTACCTGCTCCGCGACAGTTACTTTTGTGGAGTGCAGTACGGTCACTACGACTTGGCACAACTCCAGCGCTCTCTGGTTTTGCCCGATCCCGACGGAGATTTGATGATCGATGAAGACGGCGTTCACGCGGTCGAGCAGTTCGTTTTGGCGAAGTATTACATGACAGCGAACATTTATCGCCACCGCGTGCGGCTCATCACAGATCAGATGATTACGCGAGCGATCCGACTTGGGATTGAATCTGACAACCTGGAGCCAATGAAGCGGTTGTACACGTTCGATGGAACGGCGGGCTTTATTCGCAACTACCAAAAGTGGGACGACGCCCGCTTTATGGAAACATTCTCTCCGGTTCACGGTTCACCACCTGGCCCAAAGTCTGGCGCCATGTTGAGGCGACTGCGGGAGCGAAAGCTACTCAAAGAAGTCTTCAAAGATCCCATCGGCAAGCCTTACCATTCAAAAAGTTGGGAGACATTAAGGGGGCTTCACAAGCGAGCAGCTGACACCCTGTCGAAAGCCGTGGCTCAACGGGTGGCGGCGTACCTCACCGAACAACTCGGGTTAAAACACGAAAATGCGATCGACCCGGACTTCGTAATAGCGCATAGTTATGGCATCAAATCTGCGCGGGAGTCCTCTCGAAATGACGAAGAGGGCATCCTGGTGAATGTGAAACCCGCTCCGCAACCGTTCACCGACGAGTCGACACTTTTCAAGTCGATCAACGAGCAATACTCAGATAACTTCGTTGTCGTGTTCGCCCCAATTGAGTGGCCGAACCCCGACACGAAAGATGCACTCCGAGCTAGGTGGAAAGAGCCAATTCGGAGTATGATTCAGGAAGAGTGGGGCAGGACAAAAACATGA